In the genome of Bacteroidota bacterium, one region contains:
- a CDS encoding response regulator transcription factor yields the protein MPSKFRSRRITKTESKQSGRLLLVETDVEIKRLVLKVLAAAGYKVKLADNEGDLLQQIFSSRCLLVIFGMNAVDVSYLAVVKKLRRVSALPVIFIMYPTAEKDRATVSAAGVNDQVLKPFSDAELLTALRSVIRSYHNGGQGARFEASAIVINFENQTVVRKGKPVNLTPTEFLLLSLFVHNAGKILTHDRILRQIRGPWYERHINYSRVYTCRLRRKLEDDPENPHLIRTESGKGYKFVVTEGATQ from the coding sequence GTGCCGTCGAAATTTCGAAGCAGAAGAATAACAAAGACAGAATCGAAACAATCGGGGAGACTGCTCCTCGTCGAGACAGACGTCGAAATCAAAAGGCTCGTGCTCAAAGTTCTGGCGGCGGCGGGATACAAAGTGAAGCTGGCGGACAATGAAGGCGATCTCCTCCAGCAAATATTTTCCTCACGCTGCCTCCTGGTCATTTTTGGGATGAATGCAGTAGACGTTTCGTATCTCGCCGTCGTCAAAAAACTACGGAGGGTTTCCGCTCTGCCTGTCATTTTCATTATGTATCCGACCGCCGAGAAGGACCGCGCCACGGTCTCGGCGGCCGGAGTGAACGATCAAGTGTTAAAACCCTTCAGCGATGCTGAATTGCTCACCGCTTTACGGTCAGTAATTCGTTCGTATCACAATGGCGGTCAAGGAGCAAGGTTTGAGGCCTCAGCGATTGTCATCAATTTTGAAAATCAGACCGTTGTCAGGAAAGGGAAACCGGTGAATCTGACTCCGACTGAATTTTTGCTCCTCTCGCTCTTTGTTCATAACGCGGGGAAAATCTTGACGCACGATCGCATTTTGCGTCAGATACGGGGGCCGTGGTACGAGCGCCACATCAATTATTCACGGGTCTATACCTGCCGCCTGCGCAGGAAACTGGAGGATGACCCTGAGAATCCTCATTTGATCCGGACGGAATCGGGCAAAGGCTACAAATTTGTCGTCACAGAAGGAGCCACCCAATGA
- a CDS encoding potassium-transporting ATPase subunit C, whose product MSKIIGKSFLLLFFAVVICCVLYPGVLLAIGQAFFPFQANGSIVNGPDGKPVGSLLIAQPFTKDEYFQPRPSAASFDGSASSSSALAASNYALRDRVARALGPIVRYADGPKSGQLVASDIESWFQHDVYQGAPHIVAQWSSMHPADATAWVNTDSLHIGYVADWASKHQDAVAQFIKSNPSIPQPAPSDLAATFFQSFSNDNPGKFPSAMPDTGADGKAFTVIKPVSAGSDIQSIFFDMWRLEHPAENLQNIPGDMVTTSGSGLDPHITMQNAEFQLDRVSSKWAADLKRKPAEVRKEIENILANNAFAPLNGFVGEKMVNVLQVNLDLRNQYGAPQ is encoded by the coding sequence ATGTCTAAAATTATTGGAAAGAGTTTCCTGCTGTTGTTCTTCGCAGTCGTTATCTGCTGCGTCCTTTACCCCGGAGTTTTGTTGGCCATCGGGCAAGCATTCTTCCCTTTTCAGGCCAACGGGAGCATCGTGAACGGGCCGGACGGCAAACCGGTCGGATCGCTTCTTATCGCGCAGCCGTTCACCAAGGACGAATATTTTCAGCCCCGGCCGTCGGCTGCTTCTTTTGACGGCTCCGCTTCTTCGTCATCGGCGCTGGCAGCTTCAAATTACGCGTTGCGCGACCGCGTTGCGCGTGCCCTCGGTCCGATCGTGCGTTACGCGGACGGTCCGAAATCGGGGCAGCTCGTTGCATCGGATATTGAAAGCTGGTTCCAACATGACGTCTATCAGGGAGCGCCTCACATCGTTGCGCAGTGGTCATCGATGCATCCCGCAGACGCAACGGCATGGGTGAATACAGACTCACTTCATATCGGCTATGTCGCCGATTGGGCGAGCAAACATCAGGATGCGGTTGCACAATTCATCAAGAGCAACCCGAGCATTCCGCAGCCGGCACCTTCGGATCTCGCGGCGACATTTTTCCAGAGTTTTTCAAATGACAACCCCGGCAAATTTCCTTCAGCCATGCCGGACACCGGTGCTGACGGCAAAGCGTTCACCGTGATCAAACCCGTCAGCGCCGGTTCTGATATTCAGTCGATCTTCTTCGACATGTGGAGATTGGAGCACCCCGCCGAGAATTTGCAGAATATTCCGGGGGACATGGTCACGACATCGGGTTCCGGCCTCGATCCCCACATCACAATGCAGAACGCCGAATTTCAGCTGGATCGGGTATCATCGAAATGGGCGGCGGACTTAAAAAGGAAACCGGCCGAAGTGCGAAAAGAAATCGAGAACATTCTGGCCAACAACGCCTTCGCGCCGCTCAACGGGTTTGTGGGGGAAAAAATGGTCAACGTGCTTCAAGTGAACCTCGACCTCCGGAATCAATATGGCGCTCCGCAATAA
- the kdpB gene encoding potassium-transporting ATPase subunit KdpB translates to MSEVRVLEHKVEGAVESLSSKTSKPPRRSKRRALLEKTTALPALKQSFLMLRPDVQWKNPVMFVVEVGAVLTLAYVFAAAFGNNVSQVPITYFIALTAWLFLTVWFANFATALAEARGKAQAETLRKARRDTIAHRLTPDGSIVQVPSTNLKIGDRVVVQAGQMIPGDGEIVEGIASVDESAITGESAPVIRAAHSDASGVTGGTFVLSDRIIVEITSGAGDSFLDRMIALVEGAIRQRSPNEIALTLVLSAFTLIFLIVVIPLWPMAWNAEQYMGSYLGISEPLKSLGTDVPTLIALLVCLIPTTIGALLAAIGIAGMDRALQANIIAKSGKAVELAGDIDVVLLDKTGTITLGNRHATTFYPVGRYKEADLARLAALASSADETPEGKSIVKLFEKTSKDPLNVPKDSVFVPFTAQTRMSGIDFAGGRQIRKGAADAVFEFVQENRGRVPAEVNPIINDIAKKGATPLVVADDSHVVGVIALEDILKPNMKERFDELRKMGLRTVMITGDNPITAAAIAAQAGVDDYLAKATPEKKLEFIRKEQTDGKLVAMMGDGTNDAPALAQADVALAMNAGTQAAKEAANMVDLDSDPTKLLEVVHIGKQLLITRGALTTFSIANDVAKYFAIIPALFAGTLPWLKAVDIMNLHSPTSAILSAVIFNALIIPALIPVALKGVKYRAMGADDLLRKNLFNWGLGGVVLPFVGIKLIDMVMVALHFVN, encoded by the coding sequence ATGAGCGAGGTTCGCGTACTAGAACATAAAGTTGAAGGAGCCGTGGAAAGTCTTTCTTCAAAGACTTCCAAGCCCCCCCGACGTTCGAAGAGGAGGGCATTGCTTGAAAAAACCACCGCCCTGCCAGCGTTGAAACAGTCCTTCCTCATGCTGCGGCCGGACGTTCAATGGAAAAACCCAGTGATGTTCGTTGTCGAAGTCGGCGCCGTCCTGACGCTTGCCTATGTCTTCGCGGCGGCATTCGGGAACAACGTAAGCCAGGTGCCGATCACATATTTCATCGCGCTGACTGCATGGCTCTTTCTGACCGTCTGGTTCGCAAATTTTGCAACCGCGTTGGCCGAGGCGCGGGGAAAAGCGCAGGCCGAGACGCTCAGGAAGGCGCGGCGCGATACCATCGCACATCGTTTGACGCCGGACGGTTCGATCGTCCAGGTCCCTTCAACCAATCTCAAAATCGGCGACCGCGTTGTGGTCCAGGCCGGCCAGATGATTCCGGGGGACGGCGAAATCGTTGAAGGTATCGCATCGGTCGACGAATCGGCGATCACCGGCGAATCAGCTCCGGTCATTCGCGCGGCACACAGCGATGCATCCGGCGTTACCGGCGGAACGTTCGTTCTCTCCGACAGGATCATCGTCGAGATCACGAGCGGAGCGGGAGACTCATTCCTTGACAGAATGATCGCTCTTGTCGAAGGAGCGATCAGGCAGCGGAGTCCGAATGAGATCGCATTGACACTGGTTCTGTCCGCTTTCACGTTGATCTTTTTGATCGTTGTCATTCCCTTGTGGCCGATGGCGTGGAACGCGGAACAGTATATGGGCTCGTATCTCGGAATTTCCGAGCCGCTGAAAAGCCTTGGGACGGATGTGCCCACGTTGATCGCACTTCTCGTCTGCCTTATCCCGACCACCATCGGCGCATTGCTTGCGGCGATCGGCATCGCGGGAATGGACCGCGCGCTGCAAGCGAACATCATTGCGAAGAGCGGTAAAGCGGTCGAGCTTGCCGGCGACATCGACGTTGTGCTCCTCGACAAAACCGGCACGATTACTCTCGGCAACCGGCATGCGACGACATTCTATCCGGTCGGACGATACAAAGAAGCCGACCTGGCCCGGCTGGCAGCGTTGGCCTCCTCCGCCGACGAGACTCCGGAAGGGAAGAGCATCGTAAAACTATTTGAGAAGACGAGCAAAGACCCCCTTAATGTTCCGAAGGATTCCGTTTTCGTTCCGTTCACCGCACAGACACGCATGAGCGGGATCGATTTTGCCGGCGGACGCCAGATTCGCAAGGGCGCAGCGGACGCTGTCTTTGAATTCGTTCAGGAGAACCGCGGAAGGGTTCCGGCTGAGGTCAATCCGATTATCAACGACATCGCTAAAAAAGGGGCAACTCCGCTCGTTGTGGCGGACGATTCTCATGTTGTCGGCGTCATTGCGCTTGAAGATATTCTGAAGCCGAACATGAAAGAGCGGTTTGACGAACTCAGGAAAATGGGTTTGCGAACGGTCATGATCACCGGGGACAATCCGATCACGGCGGCCGCTATTGCAGCTCAGGCCGGAGTCGATGATTATCTCGCGAAGGCAACGCCGGAAAAGAAACTTGAATTCATCAGGAAGGAACAAACGGACGGAAAGCTTGTCGCCATGATGGGGGACGGCACGAATGATGCGCCGGCTCTCGCTCAAGCAGACGTTGCACTGGCCATGAACGCCGGAACGCAGGCCGCGAAAGAAGCCGCGAACATGGTCGACCTCGACAGCGACCCGACCAAACTGCTCGAAGTGGTCCATATCGGCAAACAGCTGTTGATCACCCGCGGCGCCCTGACAACGTTCTCGATCGCCAACGACGTCGCAAAGTACTTTGCCATCATTCCCGCGCTTTTTGCCGGGACCCTTCCATGGCTGAAGGCAGTCGACATCATGAACTTGCATTCGCCAACCTCGGCAATACTTTCAGCCGTGATCTTCAACGCGCTGATCATTCCGGCATTGATCCCGGTCGCCCTTAAAGGGGTTAAATACCGCGCGATGGGGGCCGACGACCTTTTGAGGAAAAACTTGTTCAACTGGGGGCTCGGTGGTGTCGTGCTGCCGTTCGTCGGCATTAAGCTCATCGATATGGTGATGGTTGCATTGCATTTTGTGAACTAA
- a CDS encoding potassium-transporting ATPase subunit KdpA, with protein MNFQIWFLPVLLLATATVIAFPLSKYMGWIMDGAYRPMRIFAWFERRLDSGFIPIIAPVAMAAFLGRKKTSPSSIGTLRTDTPTFAYLLLGTVLIVGALLFLPIAALGPLAEHLGPIPFGG; from the coding sequence ATGAATTTCCAAATTTGGTTTCTCCCTGTTCTCTTGCTGGCCACAGCGACCGTTATAGCATTTCCGCTCAGCAAATATATGGGGTGGATCATGGACGGAGCATACCGCCCAATGAGGATCTTTGCATGGTTCGAGAGGCGGTTGGACAGCGGTTTCATCCCGATCATTGCGCCTGTGGCTATGGCCGCGTTTCTCGGAAGAAAAAAAACGAGTCCGTCCAGCATCGGAACGCTCCGCACCGATACGCCGACCTTTGCCTATCTCCTGCTCGGCACCGTTCTCATTGTCGGCGCATTGCTCTTTCTTCCCATCGCTGCACTCGGCCCGCTGGCCGAACATCTGGGGCCGATCCCGTTCGGCGGATGA
- a CDS encoding DUF6051 family protein produces the protein MTYRETCQYLDTLYDPRATTLPVPAHEFFIHRCDFTSASWTSLPGALTYVCGEHGIVFHEQLEPKIPRRSPAYPDILTHGDIDIAENKKFTYLIFKKAAPARAEGVILFFHGLNEHRWNKYLPWAAELLRLTGKAVLLFPIAFHMNRAPAAWGSARPMNAVSDIRRRHSPAINNSSFANAAISARIEQIPQRYFWSGLQTFDDVVRLVTEIRDGSHPLIAPNAGVDIFSYSVGSFLGQILLMADPHGYFQRSKLFMFCGGPTLDRMSPNSKFILDSDATIALHSFFSERLETELVLDKRIAHYFGEGHPAGVAFRLMLTYQKNKEKRERLFRQLQKQLYAVALRKDDVIPAAEVLNTLKGEYRDIGTHVEVLDFPFPYTHINPFPTTGAQGHLVDESFNEVFTKAAAHFRRDREANSD, from the coding sequence GTGACCTACCGCGAAACCTGTCAGTATCTCGACACCCTCTACGACCCGCGCGCGACAACGCTGCCCGTACCGGCACACGAGTTTTTCATCCACCGATGCGATTTCACGTCGGCTTCGTGGACCTCACTGCCGGGAGCGCTCACGTATGTCTGCGGCGAACACGGGATCGTGTTCCACGAACAGCTTGAGCCAAAGATCCCGCGCCGGTCGCCCGCCTATCCCGATATACTGACCCATGGCGATATCGACATCGCCGAGAACAAGAAATTCACTTACCTCATCTTCAAAAAGGCGGCTCCTGCGCGCGCAGAAGGAGTCATCCTGTTCTTTCACGGGTTGAATGAGCATCGATGGAACAAGTATCTCCCGTGGGCCGCGGAACTGTTGAGGTTGACCGGAAAAGCGGTCCTTCTTTTTCCGATTGCGTTTCACATGAATCGGGCCCCTGCAGCATGGGGAAGTGCCCGTCCCATGAATGCAGTTTCGGACATCCGCCGCAGGCACTCCCCGGCCATCAACAATTCCAGCTTTGCGAACGCGGCGATCAGCGCGCGGATCGAGCAGATCCCCCAGCGCTACTTTTGGTCGGGTCTGCAGACCTTTGACGATGTCGTGCGGCTGGTCACTGAGATCCGCGACGGGTCGCATCCGCTGATCGCACCGAATGCCGGTGTAGATATTTTTTCCTACTCCGTGGGATCATTCCTCGGCCAGATCCTGCTGATGGCAGACCCTCACGGCTATTTCCAACGCTCGAAGCTTTTCATGTTCTGCGGCGGACCGACGCTCGACCGCATGTCCCCCAATTCCAAGTTCATCCTGGACAGCGATGCCACCATCGCTTTGCATTCATTTTTCAGCGAACGTCTGGAGACCGAGCTCGTTCTCGATAAACGCATCGCTCATTATTTCGGCGAAGGGCACCCGGCAGGAGTCGCCTTCAGGCTCATGCTCACATACCAGAAGAACAAAGAAAAGCGCGAACGATTATTTCGGCAGCTGCAGAAACAGCTCTATGCCGTCGCCTTAAGGAAGGACGACGTTATCCCGGCAGCCGAAGTGCTCAATACGTTGAAAGGCGAGTACAGGGATATTGGCACACACGTGGAGGTGCTTGATTTCCCCTTTCCGTATACCCATATCAACCCCTTTCCGACGACCGGGGCGCAGGGGCATCTGGTCGACGAAAGCTTCAACGAAGTTTTTACGAAAGCTGCCGCGCATTTTCGCCGGGATCGTGAAGCGAATTCCGATTGA
- a CDS encoding isoprenylcysteine carboxylmethyltransferase family protein, which translates to MTEKSILPPTYFFASLAVALLMHFLLGGTSFIIFPLTLLGIIPVILGCTLNVWTDRVLKQRRTTVKPYEKPAALITDGPFTWFRQPMYFGMTLILAGASILCGTWGTLVGPLSFWLIIRGRFIPNEEKILAGAFGEQYAEYKKRVRRWM; encoded by the coding sequence ATGACTGAAAAATCAATTCTTCCCCCCACGTACTTTTTTGCCTCGCTTGCAGTTGCACTGCTTATGCATTTTCTTCTCGGAGGAACATCGTTCATTATCTTTCCCCTAACCCTGCTCGGCATCATTCCCGTAATTTTGGGATGCACGCTTAACGTATGGACGGACCGGGTTCTCAAACAGCGACGGACAACCGTAAAGCCCTATGAAAAGCCCGCGGCGCTTATCACCGATGGTCCATTCACATGGTTTCGCCAACCGATGTATTTTGGCATGACTCTGATTCTGGCCGGCGCGTCAATTCTGTGCGGGACGTGGGGCACTCTCGTCGGACCTCTCTCTTTTTGGCTAATCATTCGGGGACGATTCATACCGAACGAAGAAAAGATCTTGGCCGGAGCGTTCGGTGAGCAATACGCAGAGTATAAAAAGCGAGTGCGCCGCTGGATGTAG
- a CDS encoding ATP-binding protein has protein sequence MNSIDDESVMANNNTPLDEIIHYIPSVESKLLGEQLQPLFGQYKSKSLVVTEAGAPIGFLSYRRVNDLLSTQFGYAVYQKRPVTALMLRDFLFVESHCTIGEIVERALEREQDMLYEDIVVIKDGLYLGLLSIAQVLSDQRRNITEQIQRLEEKGLELEEVNSQLKEALANLRKTEQQLLHSEKMASIGTLAAGVAHDFNNMLAVIESSTYLLKTKLPFGSPLVKYCDMTGSAIERSADLIKQLLQFSQKNVIDVKCTSLNKIVHDMLRILERSIGKNINVDVKLDENLPTIEGDETQLQQVIMNLAINARDAMPEGGTLTISTESAVVDWPYCKQHPLFAPGSYLRLVVQDTGCGIPQENLQRIFDPFFTTKKVGKGTGLGLSVVHGIVERHGGTIQVYSEVGKGTVFHLYFKPSERGTYIETAPAQGRVVKGSGTILIVDDEELLLEPNAEMLVGLGYRVLTASSGFRAVDIYRARHAQIDMVLLDMAMPGMDGRQTFREMKAIDNTARVLFASGFTDNEKFKNVIDEGALGLIRKPFNARELSERINSILRENGPVKKLVPDSLTVD, from the coding sequence ATGAACTCAATTGACGATGAATCTGTGATGGCAAATAATAATACTCCTCTCGATGAAATCATTCATTACATTCCTTCCGTTGAATCCAAGCTTCTCGGGGAGCAACTTCAGCCGCTTTTTGGACAGTATAAGAGCAAGTCGCTTGTGGTGACGGAAGCCGGCGCCCCAATCGGGTTTCTCTCATACCGCCGGGTCAACGACCTCTTGTCCACACAATTCGGTTACGCCGTGTATCAAAAGCGTCCGGTGACCGCATTGATGCTGCGCGATTTTCTTTTTGTCGAATCGCACTGCACAATTGGGGAGATTGTTGAACGTGCGCTGGAACGGGAACAGGATATGCTGTATGAAGACATCGTTGTGATCAAAGATGGATTGTACCTCGGCTTGCTTTCAATTGCTCAGGTTCTTTCGGACCAGCGGCGCAACATCACAGAACAAATCCAGCGGCTCGAAGAAAAAGGGCTTGAGCTTGAAGAAGTGAACTCTCAGCTCAAAGAAGCGTTGGCAAACCTTCGCAAGACCGAGCAGCAGCTTCTTCATTCCGAAAAAATGGCAAGCATAGGGACATTGGCAGCCGGCGTGGCGCATGACTTCAACAACATGCTTGCGGTCATCGAGTCGAGCACCTATCTCCTGAAAACGAAACTTCCATTTGGCTCCCCCCTTGTAAAATATTGCGACATGACCGGAAGCGCGATCGAGCGGTCGGCGGACCTCATCAAACAGCTTCTTCAATTCTCTCAGAAGAATGTGATCGATGTGAAATGCACCTCGCTCAACAAGATCGTCCACGACATGCTGCGGATTCTGGAACGCTCAATCGGAAAAAACATCAACGTTGACGTCAAGCTGGACGAAAACCTTCCGACGATCGAAGGAGACGAAACGCAACTGCAACAGGTAATTATGAATCTTGCTATCAATGCGCGGGATGCAATGCCGGAAGGAGGTACGCTTACGATCTCGACTGAAAGCGCTGTGGTTGATTGGCCGTATTGCAAACAGCACCCGCTTTTTGCCCCTGGATCCTACCTCAGGCTTGTTGTGCAGGATACCGGGTGCGGGATTCCCCAGGAAAACCTGCAGCGCATTTTCGACCCTTTCTTCACGACAAAAAAAGTCGGCAAGGGGACAGGGCTGGGGCTCTCGGTCGTCCACGGAATCGTCGAGCGGCACGGGGGGACAATCCAGGTCTACAGCGAAGTAGGAAAGGGGACGGTTTTTCACCTCTATTTCAAACCGTCCGAACGGGGAACGTATATCGAGACGGCTCCAGCGCAGGGCAGGGTGGTAAAGGGGAGCGGGACGATCCTGATCGTCGACGACGAAGAATTGCTGCTGGAACCCAACGCAGAGATGCTTGTCGGATTGGGATACCGCGTGCTCACTGCTTCGAGCGGGTTTCGCGCGGTGGACATTTACCGTGCCAGGCACGCTCAGATCGACATGGTCTTACTCGATATGGCGATGCCCGGCATGGATGGGAGGCAAACCTTTCGCGAGATGAAAGCGATAGACAATACGGCCAGAGTGCTTTTCGCGAGCGGATTCACCGATAACGAGAAGTTTAAGAATGTCATCGATGAAGGAGCTCTAGGGCTCATTCGCAAACCGTTCAACGCACGAGAACTTTCGGAAAGAATAAACTCCATTCTCCGCGAAAATGGCCCTGTAAAGAAATTGGTCCCGGATTCGCTGACGGTGGATTGA
- a CDS encoding LamG-like jellyroll fold domain-containing protein: MKKLVLSLLSAAITFSLGFAQAPTNGLIAYFPFNGNANDESGIGYNGSVNNAVLTADRFGNANKAYEFNGTSSSITTNLSLLNNFSGLTATGWIYPESLGVRIGFFGQNDLFEFGFLDTANMDAWLDRIGKGVLVSTSGMVSGWHMVTAVADSDSLWFYVDGIMKKSTPTSAASFGSTKYYFNIGGGGIFDPTGNFFLGAIDDIRIYNRALTRAEIDTLFHEGGWHLSSTVVKSAMSTVPDNFVLYQSYPNPFNPSTTIRFDIPEQSPIRLTIFNILGQEVAELANEIAGPGSFTKSWNASAPSGIYFYQITVLPASNSNKKYTDTKKMLLLK, from the coding sequence ATGAAGAAATTAGTTCTTTCTCTTTTATCAGCGGCAATTACCTTCAGCCTCGGATTCGCTCAAGCGCCAACGAACGGATTGATTGCATATTTTCCGTTCAACGGCAATGCCAATGACGAGAGCGGAATCGGCTACAACGGATCGGTGAACAATGCTGTGCTGACGGCCGACCGTTTCGGAAATGCGAACAAGGCATACGAATTCAATGGGACCAGCAGCTCGATTACGACAAACTTGTCTCTGTTGAATAATTTCTCTGGATTAACGGCGACAGGCTGGATATACCCCGAATCTCTTGGAGTGAGAATAGGTTTCTTCGGTCAGAACGATCTCTTCGAGTTTGGATTTTTGGATACGGCGAACATGGACGCGTGGCTGGACCGGATAGGAAAAGGGGTATTGGTTTCCACCTCCGGAATGGTTAGCGGTTGGCACATGGTAACGGCGGTTGCTGATTCGGATTCTCTCTGGTTCTATGTCGACGGCATTATGAAAAAGTCAACGCCGACGTCGGCCGCATCGTTCGGCAGCACGAAGTATTATTTCAACATCGGCGGGGGAGGCATCTTCGACCCGACCGGGAACTTTTTCTTAGGCGCTATCGACGATATTCGTATCTATAACCGCGCTTTGACTCGCGCAGAAATCGATACGCTGTTTCACGAAGGGGGTTGGCACCTTTCGTCCACAGTTGTGAAATCAGCAATGTCGACGGTTCCGGACAACTTCGTTTTGTATCAATCATATCCCAACCCATTTAATCCGTCGACGACCATCCGCTTCGATATCCCAGAGCAAAGCCCTATTCGTCTCACAATTTTCAATATTCTGGGACAAGAAGTAGCGGAATTAGCGAATGAAATTGCTGGCCCTGGATCATTTACTAAGTCCTGGAATGCCAGCGCTCCCTCCGGCATTTATTTTTACCAAATCACTGTCCTGCCTGCATCCAATTCGAATAAGAAGTACACAGATACGAAGAAAATGCTGCTGCTAAAATAG
- a CDS encoding DUF4395 domain-containing protein has protein sequence MSTVFGFGEHVEGYAIPVLNEREIRASAGLLFVAVFMSLIMILFKQNFILVKYVLTFFLTDFLIRVFINPKYSPTLIIGRLIVRNQVPEYVGAQQKKFAWMIGLAISAVMFIFLVIVNAFSPITGSLCLVCLAFLFFESAFGICLGCKVYSFFYKEKAQYCPGEVCDVKSKHEIQKTSMAQFLVLLGFVGFIFLTSSLLNDTFSKRPYDLFGIYSSAQAK, from the coding sequence ATGAGTACAGTTTTCGGTTTCGGTGAACATGTGGAAGGCTATGCCATTCCTGTCCTCAATGAACGGGAAATTCGCGCGTCGGCCGGATTATTGTTTGTAGCAGTGTTCATGTCGTTGATCATGATCCTTTTCAAGCAGAATTTCATCCTCGTCAAGTACGTGCTGACGTTCTTCCTGACTGATTTTCTCATCCGCGTTTTTATTAACCCGAAATATTCGCCAACACTGATCATCGGACGTCTGATCGTCCGGAATCAGGTGCCGGAGTACGTCGGTGCTCAGCAGAAGAAATTTGCCTGGATGATCGGTCTCGCGATATCGGCCGTTATGTTCATCTTTCTGGTGATCGTCAACGCCTTCAGCCCGATCACGGGAAGCCTGTGTCTCGTCTGTTTGGCGTTCTTATTTTTTGAATCGGCCTTCGGCATCTGCTTGGGATGCAAGGTGTATTCATTTTTCTACAAGGAAAAAGCGCAATATTGTCCCGGCGAGGTATGCGACGTAAAGTCGAAGCATGAAATTCAAAAGACGTCGATGGCCCAGTTCCTCGTTCTTCTCGGATTCGTCGGTTTTATCTTCCTGACAAGTTCCTTGTTGAACGATACTTTCAGCAAGAGGCCGTACGACTTATTCGGCATCTATTCGTCTGCACAAGCGAAATAA